The following coding sequences lie in one Arachis hypogaea cultivar Tifrunner chromosome 4, arahy.Tifrunner.gnm2.J5K5, whole genome shotgun sequence genomic window:
- the LOC112795460 gene encoding probable xyloglucan galactosyltransferase GT13 — translation MDNKSPLRRYFEQFRFVFLTIFLFYMSMILLDYYSVIKENGFSLKPFKTNGANHHHVDNDNTPITPSIPSLNFTQNNSTTNGVEFNSTQEKQMIPPPPPPPLIRDNNNVNVDELIVTPNSNNKAPPIRNSDPCYGQYIYVHKLPSRFNDDLLKRCRSLLHWGDMCPYLTNLGLGPKIIENAKVLLKDTWYQTNQFSLEVIFHNIMKHYKCLTNDSALASAIFVPYYAGLNVGQYLWGYDDGIRDEAPLALVEWLSNQKEWKRMWGRDHFLIGGRTAYDFRRKSGDFGDWGTKLMFLPEARNMSMLTIETDSYDNDFPIPYPTYFHPSKDLQVSLWQKRMRRMKRPYLFSFAGAPRPNAPYSIRNELIRQCLSSRSCKLLSCYKGKNNKNTCEDPVSIMSVFQKSIFCLEPSGDSYTRRSTFDAILAGCIPVFFHPKSAYEQYRWHLPKDYLSYSVFIPEGDVRENKAIINDTLARISRTRISKMREEVIRLIPRVTYREPRSRLGKVEDAFDIAVKGIIRRVEEIKKEISSTDNVYYSNE, via the coding sequence ATGGACAATAAGTCACCATTGAGGAGGTACTTTGAACAATTCCGGTTTGTTTTTCTCACCATCTTTCTTTTCTACATGTCAATGATTCTCTTGGATTATTATTCTGTGATCAAAGAAAATGGTTTCTCCTTAAAACCATTCAAAACCAATGGTGCAAATCATCATCATGTTGATAATGATAATACTCCTATTACACCTTCAATTCCCTCACTCAATTTCACTCAAaacaattcaacaacaaatgGGGTTGAATTCAATAGCACACAAGAGAAACAAATGATtcctccccctcctcctcctcctttgattAGAGACAACAACAATGTTAATGTTGATGAACTTATTGTTACACCAAATAGTAATAATAAGGCTCCACCAATAAGAAATTCAGACCCTTGTTATGGCCAATATATCTATGTTCATAAACTTCCTAGCAGGTTCAATGATGATTTATTAAAGAGATGTCGCAGTTTATTGCATTGGGGTGATATGTGTCCTTATCTCACAAATTTAGGACTTGGTCCTAAGATTATTGAGAATGCAAAGGTTTTGTTGAAGGATACTTGGTACCAAACAAACCAATTCTCCTTAGAAGTTATTTTCCACAACATTATGAAGCATTACAAGTGCTTAACCAATGATTCTGCATTGGCCTCAGCAATATTTGTGCCTTATTATGCTGGTCTTAATGTTGGTCAATATCTTTGGGGATATGATGATGGAATTAGAGATGAAGCTCCATTAGCACTTGTGGAATGGCTTTCAAATCAGAAAGAATGGAAGAGGATGTGGGGTAGGGATCATTTTTTGATTGGTGGAAGAACAGCATATGATTTCAGAAGAAAAAGTGGTGATTTTGGTGATTGGGGGACCAAGTTAATGTTCTTGCCAGAAGCTAGGAACATGTCAATGTTGACAATTGAGACAGATTCCTATGACAATGATTTCCCAATTCCATATCCAACTTACTTTCACCCTTCAAAGGATCTTCAGGTTTCTTTGTGGCAAAAgagaatgagaagaatgaagaggcCTTATTTGTTCTCCTTCGCGGGCGCCCCAAGGCCTAATGCACCGTATTCCATCAGAAACGAGCTCATCAGACAATGCCTGTCTTCTAGAAGTTGCAAACTCCTAAGCTGCTACAAGggtaaaaacaacaaaaatacttgtGAAGATCCGGTCAGCATCAtgagtgtttttcaaaaatcaatcttTTGCTTGGAGCCGTCCGGCGATTCCTACACGAGGAGATCAACTTTCGACGCGATCTTAGCCGGCTGCATACCGGTTTTCTTCCATCCAAAGTCAGCTTATGAACAATATAGATGGCATTTACCAAAAGACTATTTAAGCTACTCTGTGTTCATACCTGAAGGTGATGTTAGAGAGAACAAAGCAATTATCAATGACACATTGGCTAGGATTTCTAGGACTAGAATTTCTAAGATGAGAGAAGAAGTTATTAGGCTTATTCCAAGAGTTACATACCGTGAA